One bacterium genomic region harbors:
- a CDS encoding efflux RND transporter permease subunit, giving the protein MKNIIQFFIKNYKFTYILMAFTLIYGLMGLSQMNSESYPTVNFATATITTMYPGANPDTIEELITKPIEDEIRTVKGLKDTKSTSQAGQSKIVVRVDMDHYDVDTVMDDLQKAVQRVSNLPADLREQPKFEELNSEEFPAIELAVLGDNQNRKRDLFADFLKDKLEDNKMVRNVRLVGFSKREFTVKLDAQKLQRNYVSITEVLAALKKRNQNIPAGNIKSDSQQYLVTLDGKVKNINELKNIVIRANFSGKKILLSDIAQVVDGSAEHDVLASVNGKAATLMVVTKKGGQDTIALVSAIEEVLETTEVPQGLSLKIYNNESEKVKNRMQILQSNALTGLILVIVFLLIFLPGIVGVFASFSLPLAIMGTFGVMASLGMNLDAITILALVIALGMLVDNSVVISEYFSRLIQDGMDKHEAAWTAANQFWLPITCTALTTIAAFLPMLVTKGIMGEFIKFIPIVVTISLILSLIESFFLLPSRLIFSTRQKKSSSATENKSNKDWFMRISDQFERMMASLIRLRYVMLVVFGLLVGGSLFMLVKVNKFILFPAEQTEIYIARLEAPTGTPLEKMNRFTQEVSSKIKAVMGQDLENIVARSGVSQTDPGDPKAREGDNVGMILIYVTRDASFNLKYTDALKRLRTIEHDQLKELSFEVQVNGPPVGNPVEATFRSNDAQQLNFVTKTMINRLNEIPGILNPQTDDILGDDEVKIMLDHEKVARLGLSLQTVGDAIKTALEGTLVTEITLDNKQFDLQLKFNENFTTQTKDLHNIKVMDSNGNLIALTELGSFKIEPGSPVVKRFDFQRSRNVVADIDEDQITSIVANQKVLEIYNELKKDNPEVTLVFGGEQENTNESMESLGNAMILALIGIFGILVFLFSSYLRPVIIMSTIPLGLLGFAIAFYFHDRPVSFLAMIGVIGLSGIIVNSGIVLISYIDDLREEGKLSLDEILVQASGMRLKAVLVTSLTTISGLFPTAYGIGGSDMMLIPMTLAMAWGLTSGTLLTLIWVPCAYRILEDWNNLLGRLFGRKNTETQ; this is encoded by the coding sequence ATGAAAAACATCATTCAGTTCTTTATCAAAAATTATAAGTTCACTTATATCTTAATGGCCTTTACCTTGATTTATGGTTTGATGGGCTTATCGCAAATGAACTCTGAATCTTATCCAACAGTTAATTTTGCAACGGCAACCATTACAACCATGTACCCTGGCGCCAATCCAGATACCATTGAAGAATTGATTACCAAGCCTATTGAAGATGAAATTAGAACGGTTAAAGGCTTAAAAGATACCAAGTCTACGAGTCAAGCCGGACAAAGTAAAATTGTTGTCCGTGTTGATATGGATCATTATGATGTTGATACGGTCATGGATGACTTGCAAAAAGCTGTGCAAAGAGTATCCAACCTACCCGCTGATTTAAGAGAACAACCTAAATTTGAAGAGCTCAACTCTGAGGAATTTCCTGCCATAGAATTGGCTGTTTTGGGAGACAATCAAAATAGAAAGCGAGACCTTTTTGCTGATTTTTTAAAAGACAAACTTGAAGACAACAAAATGGTGCGTAATGTACGTTTGGTTGGTTTTTCTAAAAGAGAGTTCACCGTAAAACTGGATGCTCAAAAGCTGCAAAGAAACTATGTCAGTATCACTGAGGTTTTGGCGGCGCTGAAAAAGCGTAATCAAAACATTCCTGCTGGTAACATTAAGTCCGATAGCCAGCAATACCTCGTCACTTTGGACGGTAAGGTTAAAAATATCAATGAATTGAAAAACATTGTTATCCGTGCCAATTTTTCTGGCAAGAAAATTTTACTCAGTGACATTGCTCAAGTTGTTGATGGCTCAGCTGAGCATGATGTTCTTGCCTCCGTCAACGGTAAAGCTGCTACACTCATGGTGGTCACTAAAAAAGGAGGTCAGGACACGATAGCCTTGGTCTCCGCAATTGAAGAGGTCCTTGAAACAACAGAAGTTCCCCAAGGCCTAAGCTTAAAAATCTACAACAACGAATCTGAAAAAGTAAAAAACCGAATGCAAATTTTACAATCCAATGCTTTAACGGGTTTGATTTTGGTTATTGTTTTCCTATTGATATTCTTGCCTGGTATTGTGGGTGTCTTTGCTTCTTTCTCTTTGCCTTTAGCGATCATGGGTACGTTTGGTGTGATGGCAAGTTTAGGCATGAACTTAGATGCTATTACCATTCTCGCTTTAGTGATTGCTTTAGGGATGCTGGTTGATAACAGTGTAGTCATCAGTGAATACTTTAGCCGTCTGATTCAAGATGGCATGGATAAGCATGAAGCGGCATGGACAGCGGCCAATCAATTTTGGTTGCCTATAACCTGTACTGCCTTGACGACCATTGCCGCTTTCCTGCCTATGTTGGTGACCAAAGGCATTATGGGTGAGTTCATTAAGTTTATTCCCATTGTTGTAACTATTTCTTTGATTTTAAGTTTAATTGAAAGTTTCTTTTTATTACCCTCACGCTTAATTTTTTCAACCCGTCAAAAGAAGTCTTCTTCAGCTACAGAAAACAAATCCAATAAAGACTGGTTCATGCGTATATCTGATCAGTTTGAGCGTATGATGGCAAGCTTGATTCGCTTGCGTTATGTCATGTTGGTTGTTTTTGGTCTATTGGTGGGTGGATCTCTATTTATGTTGGTTAAGGTGAATAAATTTATTCTCTTTCCCGCTGAGCAGACTGAGATTTATATTGCCCGTTTAGAAGCTCCCACCGGCACGCCTCTTGAAAAAATGAATAGGTTTACTCAAGAGGTGAGTTCAAAAATTAAAGCTGTTATGGGTCAAGACCTTGAAAATATTGTTGCTCGCTCTGGTGTTTCACAAACAGACCCAGGTGACCCTAAAGCCCGTGAAGGGGATAATGTGGGCATGATTTTAATTTATGTTACCCGTGACGCTTCTTTTAACCTTAAATATACTGATGCCTTAAAGCGTTTACGCACCATTGAACATGATCAGCTCAAAGAGCTAAGTTTTGAAGTTCAAGTCAATGGACCACCTGTAGGGAACCCAGTTGAGGCAACCTTTAGATCTAATGATGCCCAGCAATTGAACTTTGTTACCAAAACAATGATTAATCGCCTTAATGAGATCCCTGGAATTTTAAACCCACAAACAGATGATATTTTGGGTGATGATGAAGTTAAAATCATGCTCGATCATGAAAAAGTAGCGCGCTTAGGTCTAAGTTTACAAACTGTTGGAGATGCTATTAAAACTGCTTTAGAAGGGACATTGGTCACGGAAATTACATTAGACAACAAACAGTTTGACCTGCAACTTAAGTTTAATGAAAACTTTACTACCCAAACCAAAGACCTACACAATATTAAGGTTATGGACAGCAATGGTAACCTTATTGCCCTAACAGAACTAGGTAGCTTTAAGATTGAGCCAGGTAGCCCTGTGGTCAAGCGTTTTGATTTTCAACGCTCACGTAATGTTGTTGCAGATATTGATGAAGATCAAATCACCAGTATTGTTGCCAATCAAAAAGTTTTAGAGATTTACAATGAACTTAAAAAAGATAACCCTGAAGTAACGCTTGTCTTTGGTGGTGAACAGGAAAACACCAACGAGTCTATGGAAAGCTTAGGTAATGCCATGATCTTGGCTCTGATTGGGATCTTTGGTATTTTGGTGTTTTTATTCTCTTCATACTTACGCCCTGTTATTATCATGTCTACTATTCCCTTAGGTTTACTTGGTTTTGCTATTGCTTTTTACTTTCATGATAGACCGGTGAGCTTCCTAGCCATGATTGGAGTGATTGGTCTGTCTGGGATTATTGTTAACTCAGGCATTGTATTGATCAGTTATATTGATGACTTAAGAGAAGAAGGCAAGTTAAGCTTGGATGAGATATTGGTCCAAGCCTCTGGCATGCGTCTAAAAGCTGTGTTGGTAACCTCACTGACCACCATCAGCGGTTTGTTTCCTACAGCTTATGGTATTGGTGGTAGTGACATGATGTTAATTCCCATGACTTTAGCCATGGCTTGGGGCTTAACCAGCGGTACCCTACTCACTTTGATTTGGGTTCCCTGCGCCTATAGAATTTTGGAAGATTGGAATAATCTTTTGGGTCGTTTGTTTGGCAGAAAAAATACAGAAACACAATAA
- a CDS encoding TolC family protein, translating into MKYLKPWFSLILLSSFLVQAQDALQLSEKDLTRYVGEKNLNNLNSLIAQEQANVNQKEFKDQYSASAFANATYINTNEEAFIAFQPIISPQNIVEFGVRKKIPYGFDVQASIGFDNRRFNLGADEERPSIATSSLEVNMNLWKNFLGKLDKANLNSFQLQQTRSKLENKINQSQQLYILRSMFWNLVAVNQQIQISQSMADLAKKQLNNAQRRYRQSASDLAEVSFYRSQLASRNNAVIVYNYNKQTIVNQFKKAIPEFSQYTDIQVKDLDLEKARKDVLECVNAVQASSSVPENQTLYSDLIAVIKKYYSNQAKIHKTYDDVDINLNTSIYTRAVDPSALDAFEESFLENRRGLRASLSINIPLGNTKTESDKLKLNQMMLNSEIKSLRQNFLTQYQLIQKSSYLLLQSIEQQKDNLNSLKQRSKEILRKFNQGRLSISDYISDQDRLLQTELQLIDSQNLIIQTMLDYLNIFSKSQCAFNQVSL; encoded by the coding sequence ATGAAATACCTTAAACCTTGGTTCAGCTTGATACTTTTATCAAGTTTTTTAGTCCAAGCTCAGGATGCTTTGCAGCTTTCTGAAAAAGACTTAACTCGCTATGTTGGTGAAAAAAATCTTAATAATTTAAATAGCCTTATTGCTCAAGAGCAAGCAAATGTTAATCAAAAAGAATTTAAAGATCAATACAGCGCTTCTGCCTTTGCCAATGCTACCTATATCAATACCAATGAAGAAGCATTTATTGCGTTTCAACCGATCATATCTCCACAGAATATTGTTGAGTTTGGGGTAAGAAAAAAAATACCCTATGGTTTTGATGTACAAGCATCCATCGGATTTGATAACAGACGTTTTAATCTGGGTGCAGATGAAGAAAGGCCTTCTATTGCTACATCCAGCCTTGAAGTTAACATGAACTTATGGAAAAACTTTTTGGGAAAACTGGATAAAGCCAATTTAAACAGTTTTCAATTGCAACAAACACGCTCAAAACTTGAAAATAAAATCAATCAATCGCAGCAACTCTACATACTCAGATCCATGTTTTGGAACCTTGTTGCAGTGAATCAGCAAATCCAAATTTCTCAATCCATGGCCGACTTAGCAAAAAAACAGCTTAACAATGCTCAAAGACGATACCGTCAATCAGCTTCTGATCTAGCAGAAGTTTCTTTTTATCGTTCACAATTGGCTTCTCGCAACAACGCCGTTATTGTTTACAATTACAATAAGCAAACCATCGTTAATCAATTTAAAAAGGCTATTCCTGAATTTTCGCAATACACAGATATCCAAGTTAAAGATCTTGATTTAGAAAAAGCTCGTAAAGATGTTTTAGAATGCGTTAATGCTGTTCAGGCATCTTCATCCGTACCTGAAAACCAAACTTTGTACTCTGACTTAATTGCAGTCATCAAAAAATACTACAGCAATCAGGCTAAAATTCATAAAACCTATGATGATGTTGATATTAATTTAAATACGAGTATCTACACCCGCGCTGTTGATCCGTCAGCATTGGATGCTTTTGAAGAGTCTTTTTTAGAAAATAGACGGGGACTTAGAGCAAGTCTAAGTATCAATATTCCTTTAGGCAACACAAAAACCGAGTCTGATAAACTAAAATTAAATCAGATGATGCTAAACAGTGAGATAAAAAGCTTAAGGCAAAACTTTTTAACCCAATATCAGTTGATTCAAAAAAGCTCTTATTTACTTTTGCAATCTATTGAACAACAAAAGGATAATTTAAACAGCTTAAAACAACGCAGCAAAGAGATTTTAAGAAAATTTAATCAAGGCCGTTTATCCATTAGTGACTATATCTCTGATCAAGATAGACTTTTACAAACAGAATTACAGTTGATTGATAGCCAAAATTTAATCATACAAACCATGTTAGATTATCTAAATATTTTTAGTAAAAGCCAATGTGCATTTAATCAGGTATCCTTATGA
- a CDS encoding tetratricopeptide repeat protein, protein MFKFLQKRKFHKVLNQYIQRGDYKHALKHIEEAPEKYSMDGDVELYKIWLLIECNQLQENSNVLHDLEKKYPGHPIVLLLKGEYLFQQKHLPQAQAVLEKSLSIDPHNLRTEYSLAKVCLALGEIDRATQLMKSTVQYDPKLVQSKLLALTELLLMKNTDQIS, encoded by the coding sequence ATGTTTAAATTTTTACAAAAAAGAAAATTTCATAAAGTTCTTAATCAATATATTCAACGTGGCGACTATAAACATGCTCTAAAGCATATAGAGGAAGCTCCTGAAAAATATAGCATGGACGGTGACGTTGAACTGTATAAAATATGGCTATTAATTGAATGCAATCAACTTCAAGAAAACTCTAATGTGCTGCATGATTTGGAAAAAAAGTATCCTGGGCACCCAATTGTCTTACTTCTCAAAGGTGAATACCTTTTTCAACAAAAGCACTTACCTCAAGCACAAGCCGTATTAGAAAAATCTCTTAGCATTGATCCTCACAACTTAAGAACAGAGTATAGTTTGGCCAAAGTTTGTCTAGCCCTTGGAGAAATTGATAGAGCAACCCAACTGATGAAGTCTACAGTACAGTATGACCCTAAACTGGTACAAAGTAAGCTTTTGGCGCTTACAGAGCTACTGCTGATGAAAAATACCGATCAAATCTCTTAA
- a CDS encoding acyl-CoA dehydrogenase family protein, producing the protein MPENQEKENQTDLSFAKSLYMGRLLEDMVFPYPEAKEQENVDMICDAVERFAKDHIDSAKIEAEGTLKPEFLSQLAELGLFGLIIPEQYGGLGLSQMAYAKVFECIGGIDASIAVTLGAHASIGLKGLLLAGNEEQKQRFLPKLASGEMIAAFALTEPGAGSDAYSLKTKAEEQEDGSYKITGNKIWITNGAFASFFTVFAKTKSKETGKEKVSAFIVTKDMPGFSHGPEEKKLGIKASSTVELHFDQVHVPKENILGELGQGFKLAMQILNSGRLGLAAGCIGGSKKLLQLAATQANTRKQFGRTIGSFGIVKEKLGLMQSEIYALESATYLTCNLVDQGIEDYSLESAACKIAGSEKLWHIANEATQIAGGSSYMQEYPYERMLRDSRINMIFEGTNEILRCFIALSGIKETGEKLKLLQKSILNKSIKSFGLLYDYVSNKLSRNLYGDSIAQADPQLKKETAHIEGHVVALANTVEKILQRHGNKIIEMQLVQKRLADITIDLYLMVACVSRCSKQ; encoded by the coding sequence ATGCCAGAAAATCAAGAAAAAGAAAATCAAACAGACTTAAGCTTTGCAAAATCTTTGTATATGGGGAGGCTATTAGAAGATATGGTTTTTCCATATCCTGAAGCCAAAGAACAAGAAAACGTTGACATGATTTGTGATGCCGTTGAACGATTTGCCAAAGATCACATTGATTCTGCAAAAATTGAAGCAGAAGGAACATTGAAACCAGAGTTTTTAAGCCAGTTGGCTGAGCTGGGTTTGTTTGGTCTCATCATTCCTGAACAATATGGCGGCTTAGGCTTAAGCCAAATGGCTTATGCCAAAGTATTTGAGTGCATCGGTGGTATTGATGCTTCCATAGCTGTTACACTTGGAGCACATGCTTCTATTGGTCTAAAGGGTTTACTGTTAGCGGGTAATGAAGAACAAAAACAACGCTTTTTACCCAAGCTTGCCAGTGGAGAAATGATTGCAGCGTTTGCTTTAACTGAGCCTGGTGCAGGTTCAGATGCGTACAGCTTAAAAACCAAAGCAGAAGAACAAGAAGATGGTTCATATAAAATTACGGGTAATAAAATTTGGATTACCAACGGTGCTTTTGCCAGTTTTTTTACAGTGTTTGCCAAAACCAAATCTAAAGAGACGGGCAAAGAAAAAGTAAGCGCCTTTATTGTAACCAAAGACATGCCAGGCTTTAGTCACGGACCAGAAGAAAAAAAATTAGGTATTAAAGCCTCTTCAACAGTTGAGTTGCATTTTGATCAAGTACACGTCCCAAAAGAAAATATTCTGGGTGAACTAGGGCAGGGATTTAAATTAGCCATGCAAATTTTAAACTCTGGTCGCTTGGGTTTAGCTGCTGGCTGCATTGGCGGGTCAAAAAAACTTTTACAGTTGGCTGCAACGCAAGCCAATACGCGTAAACAGTTTGGTCGTACCATTGGCTCATTTGGTATTGTTAAAGAAAAACTGGGCTTGATGCAGAGTGAAATTTATGCGCTTGAGTCAGCTACATATTTAACCTGTAACTTAGTAGATCAAGGTATTGAAGATTACTCTCTTGAATCAGCTGCATGCAAGATAGCGGGTTCAGAAAAGCTTTGGCACATTGCCAATGAAGCCACACAAATAGCGGGTGGATCAAGTTATATGCAGGAATATCCCTATGAGCGCATGTTAAGAGACTCCAGAATTAACATGATTTTTGAAGGGACCAATGAAATTTTGCGTTGTTTTATTGCTTTATCCGGAATAAAAGAAACGGGAGAAAAGCTTAAACTATTACAAAAATCCATCCTTAATAAATCAATCAAGTCTTTTGGTTTATTGTATGATTATGTGAGCAATAAGTTATCTCGTAATTTATATGGCGACAGTATTGCTCAAGCAGATCCACAATTGAAAAAGGAAACTGCGCATATTGAAGGTCATGTCGTGGCTTTAGCCAATACGGTTGAAAAAATTCTACAGCGACATGGTAACAAAATCATTGAAATGCAATTGGTGCAAAAGCGTTTGGCCGATATCACAATAGACTTATACCTGATGGTGGCCTGTGTTTCACGCTGCTCAAAGCAA